The window CCCGACGATTCGCACGTCGACGTTCAGCAGGTCGCCGCTCTCGGGCGTCCGGTCGAACGTGAACTCGGAGACTCCGGCGAGGAAGCCGCTCCGGCCGATGCCTGGATCGCCCCCTTCGAGGAGGAGCGCCGACTGGGCGACGACCTCGACGAGTGTGAGCGGCGGGAGGAACCCGTCCGCGCCCGTCCGCCTTCCGTTCCCGGTGACGAGCGCGCGGACGCGCCCTTCCGCCGGCCCGCGCTTCTCGACCGTTCGCTCGACGAAGCGGAAGGGGTAGACGTGGGGAAGCTCCTCCCTGTCGGGGTTCACGCGGCCTTCGACTCGACGAACTCGCAGAGGGCGTTCACGGAAGCGAAGGCCTTGACCCCCACCTCCTCGTCCTGGACCTTGATGCCGAATTCCTTCTCGATGCCGAGGACGAGCTCCAGCGCGTCGATCGAGTCGAGCCCGAGCCCGCTGGGGTCGTCTCCGAAGAGGGGTGCGTCGTCCTTGATGGACCCGGGTTCGATCTCCAGCTTCAGCTGCCGGACGATCAGCGCCTTGACGCGCCCCTTCATCTCTTCAACCTGCTCCATTCCGCCTCCTTCCGGGCGATCGGCGGGAGTATACGAGGCGCGGGACCCGGCGGACGAGGAGCCCGTCAGCCGACGAATCCGCCGTCGACGCGGATCGTCTGCCCGGTGAGGTAGGCCGCGCCGTCCCCGCAGAGGAACGAGACGAGGGGCGCGATGTCGGCGGGAACACCGAACCGACGGAGGGGGATCCGCTTCGTGAAGTCTTCCCGGGCCTCCGCGTTCAGGAACGAGATCATCTCGGTGTCGACGAACCCCGGCGCCACGCAGTTCACGGTGACCCCGTAGGGGCCCACCTCGGCCGCGAGCGACTTCGTGAAGGAGACGAGCGCCCCCTTGGCCGCGGCGTAGTTCGTCTGGCCGGCCGAGCCCATCAGGGCCGCCAGCGACGAGATGTTCACGACGCGCCCCCAGCGGCGCCGGAGCATCCCGCGAACGACGGCCTTCGTCGCCCTGAAGCTGCCGCCGAGGGACGTGTCGATCACCGCGTCCCAGCTCGCCTCGGGCATCAGCGCGAAGAGCCCGTTCTTCAGGACCGCCGCGTTGTTCACGAGGACGTCCACCCCGCCGCGCTCGGCATCCAGCCGGTCGGCGACGGCGGTGATCTCCTCCCGGGAGGTGGCGTCGGCCTTCGCGGCCTCGCCGCTCCCCCCCACCTCGGCGATCCGGCGGACCGTCTCGGCGGCGCCGGACGCGTCGGACCGGTAGGTGACCAGAACGTGGAGCCCGTCCGCGGCGAGCCTCTCGGCGATGGCCTGGCCTATGCCTCGCGACCCGCCCGTAACCCAGGCGACCCTCTGTCGTTCACTCACGTCGCCTCCTCCCGGGCCGCGGCCACGGCACCCCTTCGTTCCGACGGCGCGCCGAGGTCGGATGCGAAGCGGGCGATGCCGACCGGGTCTTCGAGGACGTCGGCTTTCGAGCGGCGCAGGGTCCAGCGGTGCATCTTCGAGAGGACGTCGCCCGGGCCGACCTCGGCGAAACGGATCTCCCCGGCCGCCGCCATCGCCGTCAGGACGTCGGACCAGCGGGAGGGGCGGGAGATCTGCTTTCCGAGGACCCGCCGGGCCTCTTCCTCGCTCTTCACCTCGCCGCCGACCATCGGGGCGTAGAGGGCGGCGCGCCCCGGCCACGTCATCCTCACGTGGCGGTCGACGAGCTCCGAGAGGCCGTCCGTGACGGGCTCCAGCACGGGAGAGTGCATGGGCCAGCCGAGCGGCAGCGCCTCCGCCCTGAGGGCGCGGGGCGCGAAGTGCTCGAGCGCCCGAAGG is drawn from Holophagales bacterium and contains these coding sequences:
- a CDS encoding acyl carrier protein; this translates as MEQVEEMKGRVKALIVRQLKLEIEPGSIKDDAPLFGDDPSGLGLDSIDALELVLGIEKEFGIKVQDEEVGVKAFASVNALCEFVESKAA
- a CDS encoding 3-oxoacyl-ACP reductase FabG; its protein translation is MSERQRVAWVTGGSRGIGQAIAERLAADGLHVLVTYRSDASGAAETVRRIAEVGGSGEAAKADATSREEITAVADRLDAERGGVDVLVNNAAVLKNGLFALMPEASWDAVIDTSLGGSFRATKAVVRGMLRRRWGRVVNISSLAALMGSAGQTNYAAAKGALVSFTKSLAAEVGPYGVTVNCVAPGFVDTEMISFLNAEAREDFTKRIPLRRFGVPADIAPLVSFLCGDGAAYLTGQTIRVDGGFVG